A DNA window from Taeniopygia guttata chromosome 8, bTaeGut7.mat, whole genome shotgun sequence contains the following coding sequences:
- the KANK4 gene encoding KN motif and ankyrin repeat domain-containing protein 4 isoform X1 → MEKTEADGQPPQPDGDREHPRSLPYSLETPYGFHLDLDFLKYVDDIEKGNTIRRVHIHRRAKQPKFSTLPRNFSLPESGSRSGCSTTAPSKSWTSTCSFPQRKASSLGEDPPRVPLPEPEPEPGPSYRRRALLLETRRQAELGRPQLLRASSMPEALPPGHSPPAGPSALRSPPQPHHGSHSSSRPGSDSGASAPPRDGGSERDGSGGALPPLRLNQQLQAVMESGAEEGDAAAHGSDVAGGEAEAPAALRLEEERVNPAENGLRVSEVDVDVLREGEQRSVQAGGDKESGVPQAPGHGEPSGVTALKQQIADLEEQLAKKKEELKLVRAVLEQQDHEIQEKEKSILLLASSKAQLEEQLRQEKSKGAELRRHLDAAVNTELSQLQDKGINVNIPLSTRSIGCGAHGAEDTGARAVEVCREQGWAGAGAEGRSGETSLEDGLPAPCFTPLQIHEHPGDDNHNHQDSLDPSAAESKAGFGEDKPREGLQEEGAPGHEDLPAVDPIGQYVKKIQELLQEQWLCLEHGYPELASAIKQPASKLSSIQNQLVNSLNSLLSAYSSQGPVDKENSNTHYQQLENSPTTSLKSIMKKKGYGFHAGGNGTKKNLQFVGVNGGYETTSSEEDTSCEDSDTETEGRAGGDVEPEQPGRESRGDSSGEKCEDDDDDDEEEEEEQEASAGAAPRSQHQAHRCKPSEDFLAACQLLSEHLPEIRSRSNKHLQHVLASISHEWFQVSSHKSSRPEVVAAYLEALRDIQPQLLEAVVNLPDRNGNTALHYSVSHSNFQVAKLLLDTGVSCLDLQNRAGYTAVMLTPLAAPETRQDMEVVMRLLREGDVNLRAAQGGQTALMLGVRHDRPDMVRALLSCRADVNVQDEEGSTALMLACRRDNADIARLLLAQPGCLLTLTDKGGNSALSLAHGDVAALLRAHIELSPSLPV, encoded by the exons ATGGAGAAGACAGAAG CAGATGGCCAGCCACCCCAACCcgatggggacagggagcatCCCCGCAGCCTCCCCTACTCCCTGGAGACACCCTACGGCTTCCACTTGGACCTGGACTTCTTGAAGTACGTGGACGACATCGAGAAGGGCAACACCATCAGGCGGGTCCACATCCACCGCCGAGCCAAGCAGCCCAAATTCAGCACCCTGCCCCGCAACTTCAGCCTGCCGGAGAGCGGCTCCCGCTCCGGCTGCTCCACCACCGCTCCCAGCAAGAGCTGGACCTCCACCTGCTCCTTCCCGCAGCGAAAGGCATCATCCCTGGGGGAGGATCCGCCGCGGGTCCCGCtgccggagccggagccggagccggggcCGAGCTACCGGCGGCGGGCGCTGCTGCTGGAGACGCGGCGGCAGGCGGAGCTGGGCCGGCCGCAGCTGCTGCGGGCCTCCAGCATGCCCGAGGCGCTGCCCCCCGGCCACAGCCCCCCGGCGGGACCCTCGGCCCTCCGCAGCCCTCCACAGCCCCACCACggctcccacagctcctcccggcccggctcggACAGCGGCgcctcggccccgccgcgggaCGGGGGCTCGGAGCGGGATGGCTCCGGCGGGGCCCTGCCGCCCCTCAGGctgaaccagcagctgcaggcgGTGATGGAGAGCGGCGCCGAGGAGGGCGATGCCGCCGCTCATGGCTCCGATGTGGCCGGGGGTGAAGCAGAGGCACCGGCCGCCCTCCggctggaggaggagagagtGAACCCTGCGGAAAATGGGCTGAGGGTCAGCGAGGTGGATGTGGATGTGCTGAGGGAAGGTGAGCAGAGGAGTGTCCAGGCTGGAGGGGACAAGGAGAGCGGTGTTCCCCAGGCCCCTGGCCATGGAGAGCCCAGTGGGGTCACGGCGCTGAAGCAGCAGATCGCTGacctggaggagcagctggccaagaagaaagaggagctCAAGCTGgtcagggcagtgctggagcagcaggatcaTGAGAtccaggagaaggagaaaagcatCTTGCTGTTGGCCAGCTCCAAAGCTCAGCTGGAAGAGCAGCTGCGGCAGGAGAAGTCCAAAGGGGCTGAGCTGCGGAGGCACCTCGATGCTGCGGTGAACACCGagctctcccagctccaggacaaaGGCATCAACGTCAATATCCCACTTTCCACCAGATCCATCGGCTGCGGCGCCCACGGGGCAGAGGACACCGGTGCACGGGCCGTGGAGGTGtgcagagagcagggctgggcaggtgctggagcagagggacgTTCTGGTGAGACCAGCCTGGAGGATGGGCTCCCTGCTCCGTGCTTCACCCCGCTGCAGATCCACGAGCACCCCGGCGACGACAACCACAACCACCAGGACTCCCTTGACCCCAGTGCAGCCGAAAGCAAGGCAGGCTTTGGAGAAGATAAACCTCGggaagggctgcaggaggaaggtGCCCCTGGCCACGAGGACCTCCCGGCTGTTGACCCCATTGGCCAATATGTAAAAAAGatccaggagctcctgcaggagcagtggCTGTGCTTGGAGCACGGGTACCCCGAGCTGGCCAGTGCTATCAAGCAGCCGGCCTCCAAGCTCAGCTCCATCCAGAACCAATTAGTTAATTCCCTAAACTCCCTGCTCTCTGCCTACTCCTCGCAAGGGCCCGTGGATAAGGAGAATTCCAACACACACTATCAACAGTTGG AAAACTCTCCAACCACAAGTCTTAAATCCATCATGAAAAAGAAAGGTTATGGTTTCCATGCAGGAGGCAATGGGACCAAAAAGAATCTCCAGTTTGTTGGGGTAAATGGTGG CTACGAGACAACGTCAAGCGAGGAAGACACCAGCTGTGAGGACAGCGACACCGAGACCGAGGGCAGAGCCGGGGGGGACGTGGAGCCCGAGCAGCCtggaagggaaagcagaggggatTCCTCGGGGGAGAAgtgtgaggatgatgatgatgatgatgaggaggaggaggaggagcaggaggcatcagcaggagcagcaccccgCTCTCAGCACCAGGCTCACAG ATGCAAACCCTCCGAAGATTTCCTTGCCGCCTGCCAGCTCCTCAGCGAACACCTCCCAGAAATCAGGAGCAGAAGCAACAAGCATCTG CAGCACGTCCTCGCCTCCATCTCCCACGAGTGGTTCCAGGTGTCCAGCCACAAGTCTTCCAGGCCAGAGGTGGTGGCAGCGTACCTGGAGGCGCTGAGGGAcatccagccccagctcctggaggCCGTGGTGAACCTGCCCGACAGGAATGGCAACACAGCTCTCCACTACAGCGTCTCCCACTCCAACTTCCAGGTTGCAAAGCTCCTGCTGGACACGG GCGTGAGCTGCCTGGACCTGCAGAACCGTGCTGGCTACACGGCCGTGATGCTGACGCCGCTGGCGGCCCCCGAAACCCGGCAGGACATGGAGGTGGTGATGAGGCTGCTGAGGGAGGGGGATGTCAACCTCAGAGCTGCCCAG GGCGGGCAGACCGCGCTGATGTTGGGGGTGCGGCACGACCGGCCGGACATGGTGCGGGCGCTGCTGTCGTGCCGCGCCGATGTCAACGTGCAGGACGAGGAGGGCAGCACGGCGCTGATGCTCGCCTGTCGCCGGGACAACGCCGACATCGCCCGGCTGCTCCTGGCCCAGCCCGGCTGCCTGCTCACGCTGACCGACAAG GGAGGCAACTCAGCGCTGTCCTTGGCCCACGGGGATGTCGCCGCGCTCCTGCGAGCCCACATCGAGCTCAGCCCGTCCCTCCCGGTGTGA
- the KANK4 gene encoding KN motif and ankyrin repeat domain-containing protein 4 isoform X2, translating to MEKTEDGQPPQPDGDREHPRSLPYSLETPYGFHLDLDFLKYVDDIEKGNTIRRVHIHRRAKQPKFSTLPRNFSLPESGSRSGCSTTAPSKSWTSTCSFPQRKASSLGEDPPRVPLPEPEPEPGPSYRRRALLLETRRQAELGRPQLLRASSMPEALPPGHSPPAGPSALRSPPQPHHGSHSSSRPGSDSGASAPPRDGGSERDGSGGALPPLRLNQQLQAVMESGAEEGDAAAHGSDVAGGEAEAPAALRLEEERVNPAENGLRVSEVDVDVLREGEQRSVQAGGDKESGVPQAPGHGEPSGVTALKQQIADLEEQLAKKKEELKLVRAVLEQQDHEIQEKEKSILLLASSKAQLEEQLRQEKSKGAELRRHLDAAVNTELSQLQDKGINVNIPLSTRSIGCGAHGAEDTGARAVEVCREQGWAGAGAEGRSGETSLEDGLPAPCFTPLQIHEHPGDDNHNHQDSLDPSAAESKAGFGEDKPREGLQEEGAPGHEDLPAVDPIGQYVKKIQELLQEQWLCLEHGYPELASAIKQPASKLSSIQNQLVNSLNSLLSAYSSQGPVDKENSNTHYQQLENSPTTSLKSIMKKKGYGFHAGGNGTKKNLQFVGVNGGYETTSSEEDTSCEDSDTETEGRAGGDVEPEQPGRESRGDSSGEKCEDDDDDDEEEEEEQEASAGAAPRSQHQAHRCKPSEDFLAACQLLSEHLPEIRSRSNKHLQHVLASISHEWFQVSSHKSSRPEVVAAYLEALRDIQPQLLEAVVNLPDRNGNTALHYSVSHSNFQVAKLLLDTGVSCLDLQNRAGYTAVMLTPLAAPETRQDMEVVMRLLREGDVNLRAAQGGQTALMLGVRHDRPDMVRALLSCRADVNVQDEEGSTALMLACRRDNADIARLLLAQPGCLLTLTDKGGNSALSLAHGDVAALLRAHIELSPSLPV from the exons ATGGAGAAGACAGAAG ATGGCCAGCCACCCCAACCcgatggggacagggagcatCCCCGCAGCCTCCCCTACTCCCTGGAGACACCCTACGGCTTCCACTTGGACCTGGACTTCTTGAAGTACGTGGACGACATCGAGAAGGGCAACACCATCAGGCGGGTCCACATCCACCGCCGAGCCAAGCAGCCCAAATTCAGCACCCTGCCCCGCAACTTCAGCCTGCCGGAGAGCGGCTCCCGCTCCGGCTGCTCCACCACCGCTCCCAGCAAGAGCTGGACCTCCACCTGCTCCTTCCCGCAGCGAAAGGCATCATCCCTGGGGGAGGATCCGCCGCGGGTCCCGCtgccggagccggagccggagccggggcCGAGCTACCGGCGGCGGGCGCTGCTGCTGGAGACGCGGCGGCAGGCGGAGCTGGGCCGGCCGCAGCTGCTGCGGGCCTCCAGCATGCCCGAGGCGCTGCCCCCCGGCCACAGCCCCCCGGCGGGACCCTCGGCCCTCCGCAGCCCTCCACAGCCCCACCACggctcccacagctcctcccggcccggctcggACAGCGGCgcctcggccccgccgcgggaCGGGGGCTCGGAGCGGGATGGCTCCGGCGGGGCCCTGCCGCCCCTCAGGctgaaccagcagctgcaggcgGTGATGGAGAGCGGCGCCGAGGAGGGCGATGCCGCCGCTCATGGCTCCGATGTGGCCGGGGGTGAAGCAGAGGCACCGGCCGCCCTCCggctggaggaggagagagtGAACCCTGCGGAAAATGGGCTGAGGGTCAGCGAGGTGGATGTGGATGTGCTGAGGGAAGGTGAGCAGAGGAGTGTCCAGGCTGGAGGGGACAAGGAGAGCGGTGTTCCCCAGGCCCCTGGCCATGGAGAGCCCAGTGGGGTCACGGCGCTGAAGCAGCAGATCGCTGacctggaggagcagctggccaagaagaaagaggagctCAAGCTGgtcagggcagtgctggagcagcaggatcaTGAGAtccaggagaaggagaaaagcatCTTGCTGTTGGCCAGCTCCAAAGCTCAGCTGGAAGAGCAGCTGCGGCAGGAGAAGTCCAAAGGGGCTGAGCTGCGGAGGCACCTCGATGCTGCGGTGAACACCGagctctcccagctccaggacaaaGGCATCAACGTCAATATCCCACTTTCCACCAGATCCATCGGCTGCGGCGCCCACGGGGCAGAGGACACCGGTGCACGGGCCGTGGAGGTGtgcagagagcagggctgggcaggtgctggagcagagggacgTTCTGGTGAGACCAGCCTGGAGGATGGGCTCCCTGCTCCGTGCTTCACCCCGCTGCAGATCCACGAGCACCCCGGCGACGACAACCACAACCACCAGGACTCCCTTGACCCCAGTGCAGCCGAAAGCAAGGCAGGCTTTGGAGAAGATAAACCTCGggaagggctgcaggaggaaggtGCCCCTGGCCACGAGGACCTCCCGGCTGTTGACCCCATTGGCCAATATGTAAAAAAGatccaggagctcctgcaggagcagtggCTGTGCTTGGAGCACGGGTACCCCGAGCTGGCCAGTGCTATCAAGCAGCCGGCCTCCAAGCTCAGCTCCATCCAGAACCAATTAGTTAATTCCCTAAACTCCCTGCTCTCTGCCTACTCCTCGCAAGGGCCCGTGGATAAGGAGAATTCCAACACACACTATCAACAGTTGG AAAACTCTCCAACCACAAGTCTTAAATCCATCATGAAAAAGAAAGGTTATGGTTTCCATGCAGGAGGCAATGGGACCAAAAAGAATCTCCAGTTTGTTGGGGTAAATGGTGG CTACGAGACAACGTCAAGCGAGGAAGACACCAGCTGTGAGGACAGCGACACCGAGACCGAGGGCAGAGCCGGGGGGGACGTGGAGCCCGAGCAGCCtggaagggaaagcagaggggatTCCTCGGGGGAGAAgtgtgaggatgatgatgatgatgatgaggaggaggaggaggagcaggaggcatcagcaggagcagcaccccgCTCTCAGCACCAGGCTCACAG ATGCAAACCCTCCGAAGATTTCCTTGCCGCCTGCCAGCTCCTCAGCGAACACCTCCCAGAAATCAGGAGCAGAAGCAACAAGCATCTG CAGCACGTCCTCGCCTCCATCTCCCACGAGTGGTTCCAGGTGTCCAGCCACAAGTCTTCCAGGCCAGAGGTGGTGGCAGCGTACCTGGAGGCGCTGAGGGAcatccagccccagctcctggaggCCGTGGTGAACCTGCCCGACAGGAATGGCAACACAGCTCTCCACTACAGCGTCTCCCACTCCAACTTCCAGGTTGCAAAGCTCCTGCTGGACACGG GCGTGAGCTGCCTGGACCTGCAGAACCGTGCTGGCTACACGGCCGTGATGCTGACGCCGCTGGCGGCCCCCGAAACCCGGCAGGACATGGAGGTGGTGATGAGGCTGCTGAGGGAGGGGGATGTCAACCTCAGAGCTGCCCAG GGCGGGCAGACCGCGCTGATGTTGGGGGTGCGGCACGACCGGCCGGACATGGTGCGGGCGCTGCTGTCGTGCCGCGCCGATGTCAACGTGCAGGACGAGGAGGGCAGCACGGCGCTGATGCTCGCCTGTCGCCGGGACAACGCCGACATCGCCCGGCTGCTCCTGGCCCAGCCCGGCTGCCTGCTCACGCTGACCGACAAG GGAGGCAACTCAGCGCTGTCCTTGGCCCACGGGGATGTCGCCGCGCTCCTGCGAGCCCACATCGAGCTCAGCCCGTCCCTCCCGGTGTGA
- the KANK4 gene encoding KN motif and ankyrin repeat domain-containing protein 4 isoform X3 translates to MEKTEADGQPPQPDGDREHPRSLPYSLETPYGFHLDLDFLKYVDDIEKGNTIRRVHIHRRAKQPKFSTLPRNFSLPESGSRSGCSTTAPSKSWTSTCSFPQRKASSLGEDPPRVPLPEPEPEPGPSYRRRALLLETRRQAELGRPQLLRASSMPEALPPGHSPPAGPSALRSPPQPHHGSHSSSRPGSDSGASAPPRDGGSERDGSGGALPPLRLNQQLQAVMESGAEEGDAAAHGSDVAGGEAEAPAALRLEEERVNPAENGLRVSEVDVDVLREGEQRSVQAGGDKESGVPQAPGHGEPSGVTALKQQIADLEEQLAKKKEELKLVRAVLEQQDHEIQEKEKSILLLASSKAQLEEQLRQEKSKGAELRRHLDAAVNTELSQLQDKGINVNIPLSTRSIGCGAHGAEDTGARAVEVCREQGWAGAGAEGRSGETSLEDGLPAPCFTPLQIHEHPGDDNHNHQDSLDPSAAESKAGFGEDKPREGLQEEGAPGHEDLPAVDPIGQYVKKIQELLQEQWLCLEHGYPELASAIKQPASKLSSIQNQLVNSLNSLLSAYSSQGPVDKENSNTHYQQLENSPTTSLKSIMKKKGYGFHAGGNGTKKNLQFVGVNGGYETTSSEEDTSCEDSDTETEGRAGGDVEPEQPGRESRGDSSGEKCEDDDDDDEEEEEEQEASAGAAPRSQHQAHRCKPSEDFLAACQLLSEHLPEIRSRSNKHLHVLASISHEWFQVSSHKSSRPEVVAAYLEALRDIQPQLLEAVVNLPDRNGNTALHYSVSHSNFQVAKLLLDTGVSCLDLQNRAGYTAVMLTPLAAPETRQDMEVVMRLLREGDVNLRAAQGGQTALMLGVRHDRPDMVRALLSCRADVNVQDEEGSTALMLACRRDNADIARLLLAQPGCLLTLTDKGGNSALSLAHGDVAALLRAHIELSPSLPV, encoded by the exons ATGGAGAAGACAGAAG CAGATGGCCAGCCACCCCAACCcgatggggacagggagcatCCCCGCAGCCTCCCCTACTCCCTGGAGACACCCTACGGCTTCCACTTGGACCTGGACTTCTTGAAGTACGTGGACGACATCGAGAAGGGCAACACCATCAGGCGGGTCCACATCCACCGCCGAGCCAAGCAGCCCAAATTCAGCACCCTGCCCCGCAACTTCAGCCTGCCGGAGAGCGGCTCCCGCTCCGGCTGCTCCACCACCGCTCCCAGCAAGAGCTGGACCTCCACCTGCTCCTTCCCGCAGCGAAAGGCATCATCCCTGGGGGAGGATCCGCCGCGGGTCCCGCtgccggagccggagccggagccggggcCGAGCTACCGGCGGCGGGCGCTGCTGCTGGAGACGCGGCGGCAGGCGGAGCTGGGCCGGCCGCAGCTGCTGCGGGCCTCCAGCATGCCCGAGGCGCTGCCCCCCGGCCACAGCCCCCCGGCGGGACCCTCGGCCCTCCGCAGCCCTCCACAGCCCCACCACggctcccacagctcctcccggcccggctcggACAGCGGCgcctcggccccgccgcgggaCGGGGGCTCGGAGCGGGATGGCTCCGGCGGGGCCCTGCCGCCCCTCAGGctgaaccagcagctgcaggcgGTGATGGAGAGCGGCGCCGAGGAGGGCGATGCCGCCGCTCATGGCTCCGATGTGGCCGGGGGTGAAGCAGAGGCACCGGCCGCCCTCCggctggaggaggagagagtGAACCCTGCGGAAAATGGGCTGAGGGTCAGCGAGGTGGATGTGGATGTGCTGAGGGAAGGTGAGCAGAGGAGTGTCCAGGCTGGAGGGGACAAGGAGAGCGGTGTTCCCCAGGCCCCTGGCCATGGAGAGCCCAGTGGGGTCACGGCGCTGAAGCAGCAGATCGCTGacctggaggagcagctggccaagaagaaagaggagctCAAGCTGgtcagggcagtgctggagcagcaggatcaTGAGAtccaggagaaggagaaaagcatCTTGCTGTTGGCCAGCTCCAAAGCTCAGCTGGAAGAGCAGCTGCGGCAGGAGAAGTCCAAAGGGGCTGAGCTGCGGAGGCACCTCGATGCTGCGGTGAACACCGagctctcccagctccaggacaaaGGCATCAACGTCAATATCCCACTTTCCACCAGATCCATCGGCTGCGGCGCCCACGGGGCAGAGGACACCGGTGCACGGGCCGTGGAGGTGtgcagagagcagggctgggcaggtgctggagcagagggacgTTCTGGTGAGACCAGCCTGGAGGATGGGCTCCCTGCTCCGTGCTTCACCCCGCTGCAGATCCACGAGCACCCCGGCGACGACAACCACAACCACCAGGACTCCCTTGACCCCAGTGCAGCCGAAAGCAAGGCAGGCTTTGGAGAAGATAAACCTCGggaagggctgcaggaggaaggtGCCCCTGGCCACGAGGACCTCCCGGCTGTTGACCCCATTGGCCAATATGTAAAAAAGatccaggagctcctgcaggagcagtggCTGTGCTTGGAGCACGGGTACCCCGAGCTGGCCAGTGCTATCAAGCAGCCGGCCTCCAAGCTCAGCTCCATCCAGAACCAATTAGTTAATTCCCTAAACTCCCTGCTCTCTGCCTACTCCTCGCAAGGGCCCGTGGATAAGGAGAATTCCAACACACACTATCAACAGTTGG AAAACTCTCCAACCACAAGTCTTAAATCCATCATGAAAAAGAAAGGTTATGGTTTCCATGCAGGAGGCAATGGGACCAAAAAGAATCTCCAGTTTGTTGGGGTAAATGGTGG CTACGAGACAACGTCAAGCGAGGAAGACACCAGCTGTGAGGACAGCGACACCGAGACCGAGGGCAGAGCCGGGGGGGACGTGGAGCCCGAGCAGCCtggaagggaaagcagaggggatTCCTCGGGGGAGAAgtgtgaggatgatgatgatgatgatgaggaggaggaggaggagcaggaggcatcagcaggagcagcaccccgCTCTCAGCACCAGGCTCACAG ATGCAAACCCTCCGAAGATTTCCTTGCCGCCTGCCAGCTCCTCAGCGAACACCTCCCAGAAATCAGGAGCAGAAGCAACAAGCATCTG CACGTCCTCGCCTCCATCTCCCACGAGTGGTTCCAGGTGTCCAGCCACAAGTCTTCCAGGCCAGAGGTGGTGGCAGCGTACCTGGAGGCGCTGAGGGAcatccagccccagctcctggaggCCGTGGTGAACCTGCCCGACAGGAATGGCAACACAGCTCTCCACTACAGCGTCTCCCACTCCAACTTCCAGGTTGCAAAGCTCCTGCTGGACACGG GCGTGAGCTGCCTGGACCTGCAGAACCGTGCTGGCTACACGGCCGTGATGCTGACGCCGCTGGCGGCCCCCGAAACCCGGCAGGACATGGAGGTGGTGATGAGGCTGCTGAGGGAGGGGGATGTCAACCTCAGAGCTGCCCAG GGCGGGCAGACCGCGCTGATGTTGGGGGTGCGGCACGACCGGCCGGACATGGTGCGGGCGCTGCTGTCGTGCCGCGCCGATGTCAACGTGCAGGACGAGGAGGGCAGCACGGCGCTGATGCTCGCCTGTCGCCGGGACAACGCCGACATCGCCCGGCTGCTCCTGGCCCAGCCCGGCTGCCTGCTCACGCTGACCGACAAG GGAGGCAACTCAGCGCTGTCCTTGGCCCACGGGGATGTCGCCGCGCTCCTGCGAGCCCACATCGAGCTCAGCCCGTCCCTCCCGGTGTGA